One segment of Desulfovibrio sp. TomC DNA contains the following:
- the qrcA gene encoding menaquinone reductase multiheme cytochrome c subunit QrcA encodes MEEKRSTSAGGVGGMVLCTLIGFVGALVVGWVIFPKILFSEKTQPIRFSHTVHAQLGIDCEQCHHLGPDGRFAGLPTTESCAECHGEETGDTSANGKEIDKFVKDYVKTGVQVPWLVYQYQPDNVFFSHAAHRGFECTKCHLDVAKMENPPAYYQNRLSGYSKDTMKMWECERCHASMGTSNACYVCHK; translated from the coding sequence ATGGAGGAGAAGAGATCGACTTCGGCCGGCGGCGTGGGCGGCATGGTGCTTTGCACCTTGATCGGCTTCGTCGGCGCCCTCGTGGTGGGATGGGTCATCTTTCCGAAGATCCTATTTAGTGAAAAAACACAACCCATTCGTTTCAGTCACACTGTCCACGCACAGCTTGGCATTGACTGTGAGCAATGCCACCATCTGGGTCCGGACGGCCGATTTGCCGGCCTGCCCACGACCGAGTCCTGTGCCGAATGTCATGGCGAAGAAACCGGCGATACCTCGGCCAATGGCAAGGAAATCGACAAGTTCGTCAAAGATTACGTCAAGACTGGCGTTCAGGTCCCCTGGCTCGTGTACCAGTACCAGCCCGACAACGTGTTCTTCTCGCACGCCGCCCACCGTGGCTTCGAGTGCACCAAGTGCCATCTCGACGTCGCCAAGATGGAGAATCCGCCGGCGTACTACCAGAATCGTCTGAGCGGCTACAGCAAAGACACGATGAAGATGTGGGAATGCGAACGCTGCCATGCCTCTATGGGCACCAGCAACGCCTGCTACGTCTGTCATAAATAA
- a CDS encoding mannose-1-phosphate guanylyltransferase/mannose-6-phosphate isomerase: MTCNDSVATDTTRHALILAGGSGTRLWPLSRTLLPKQLLALGGDETLLQTTVHRVAQAFSPVQIAVVTNEEHVFEVRAQLRGLLPDVAGAVLAEPVGRNTLPAILLGLERIVAADSQAVVGVFPADHRIDDAASWVRAMDQATELARQGWFVTFGIPPQAPETGYGYIHRGNVLGTGSYAVLGFTEKPDRETAEQLLSSGHYFWNSGMFVFRADMFLEAVAAHAPALYDWWQSRAERPLAAGYAGIPDVSVDYGVVEKLDRIAMVEAGFDWDDLGSWEALYRLGKRDANGCVIKGDVLALDCSNSLFFSQGSTLAAAGVKDLIVIQTRDATLVCPVSEAQRVKDVVGALKSQGSKLVEAHVTVRRPWGSYTVLEDGPGFKIKRIVVLPGARLSLQMHHHRAEHWVVVSGTALVQVGEKEILLSDNQSVDIPKTSLHRLSNPGKVPVEIIEIQSGPYLEEDDIVRFDDIYGREGKAPGQSQPEAGDS; encoded by the coding sequence ATGACCTGCAACGATTCCGTAGCTACGGACACGACCCGCCATGCTTTGATTCTGGCCGGCGGTTCCGGCACCCGACTTTGGCCCTTGTCCCGGACTTTGCTGCCCAAACAGCTCCTGGCCCTTGGCGGCGACGAGACCTTGCTGCAGACCACGGTCCATCGGGTGGCCCAGGCCTTTTCCCCGGTCCAGATTGCCGTGGTGACCAACGAGGAGCATGTGTTCGAGGTCCGCGCCCAGTTGCGCGGCCTGCTCCCCGACGTGGCCGGGGCAGTTCTGGCCGAACCGGTGGGCAGAAATACGCTGCCCGCCATACTGCTTGGCCTTGAACGCATTGTCGCTGCCGATTCCCAGGCCGTGGTCGGGGTGTTTCCGGCGGACCACCGCATCGATGATGCCGCGTCATGGGTCCGGGCTATGGATCAGGCAACCGAACTGGCCCGCCAGGGCTGGTTTGTCACCTTTGGCATCCCCCCCCAGGCCCCGGAGACCGGCTACGGTTATATCCACCGTGGCAATGTCCTGGGAACAGGCAGCTACGCCGTGCTCGGCTTTACCGAAAAGCCTGACCGGGAAACGGCCGAGCAGTTGCTGTCCAGTGGGCACTATTTCTGGAACAGCGGCATGTTCGTGTTTCGGGCCGACATGTTTCTCGAGGCCGTGGCCGCCCATGCCCCGGCCCTGTACGACTGGTGGCAGTCGCGGGCCGAGCGTCCTCTGGCTGCAGGCTATGCCGGTATTCCGGACGTATCCGTGGACTACGGCGTGGTGGAAAAGCTCGACCGCATTGCCATGGTCGAGGCGGGCTTTGACTGGGACGACCTGGGCAGCTGGGAGGCTCTTTATCGCTTGGGCAAGCGGGACGCCAACGGCTGCGTGATCAAGGGCGACGTGCTGGCCCTGGATTGCTCGAACTCGCTCTTTTTTTCACAAGGAAGCACCCTGGCCGCAGCCGGGGTCAAAGACCTTATTGTCATCCAGACCCGCGACGCCACCCTGGTGTGCCCGGTGTCCGAAGCCCAGCGGGTCAAGGACGTGGTTGGGGCGCTCAAATCCCAGGGCAGCAAGCTGGTGGAAGCCCACGTGACGGTGCGTCGCCCCTGGGGCAGTTATACCGTCCTTGAGGACGGGCCGGGGTTTAAAATCAAGCGTATTGTCGTGCTGCCCGGAGCGCGGCTGTCGCTGCAGATGCACCACCATCGGGCCGAGCACTGGGTTGTGGTGTCCGGCACGGCCCTGGTGCAGGTTGGGGAAAAAGAAATTCTTCTTTCCGACAACCAGTCCGTGGACATTCCGAAGACCAGTCTGCACCGGTTGTCCAACCCTGGAAAAGTGCCGGTGGAAATCATAGAAATCCAGTCTGGGCCGTATCTTGAAGAAGATGATATCGTGCGGTTCGATGACATCTACGGCCGCGAGGGCAAGGCGCCGGGCCAGAGTCAGCCAGAGGCTGGGGATTCGTGA